In Hyphomicrobiales bacterium, a single window of DNA contains:
- a CDS encoding glutamate--tRNA ligase, with translation MTIVRFAPSPTGRIHIGNARTAILNWLFAQKTGGQFILRYDDTDTARSTLEYAEGIASDLSWLGIHPARVEWQSKRFPRYDALVEKLKAEGRLYPCYETADELERRRKRQEARGGPRVYDRAALKLTADERAALEAQGRKPHWRFKLDHRVIEWTDLIRGPQHTDLASQSDPVLVREDGTYLYTLPSVIDDIDFGITHVIRGEDHVTNAGVQVAITQALGGTPPVYAHHSLLVGADGRGLSKRLGSLSIAQMRADGLEAMAVVSHAALLGTSDNIHPCKDYSELVESFDLAKISRAPGRFDEAELRGLNAKLLHMTPYDAVVARLMGKDEAFWLAVRGNIEKLADVEHWAHVIAGPMLPVIAAEDREFIAAARVALPPEPWDGSTWKVWTEAVKAATGRKGKPLFMPLRLALTGLDHGPELAALLPLIGRARTMERLDG, from the coding sequence ATGACCATCGTCCGCTTCGCTCCCTCGCCCACGGGCCGCATCCACATCGGCAACGCTCGCACGGCCATCCTCAACTGGCTGTTTGCGCAGAAGACCGGTGGACAATTCATCCTGCGCTATGACGATACGGACACGGCGCGCTCGACGCTGGAATATGCAGAAGGAATTGCGTCGGACCTCTCATGGCTCGGCATCCATCCCGCGCGCGTGGAATGGCAGTCCAAGCGCTTTCCGCGCTACGACGCACTGGTGGAGAAACTGAAGGCGGAAGGGCGGCTCTACCCCTGTTACGAAACAGCCGACGAACTGGAGCGCCGCCGCAAGCGCCAGGAAGCCCGTGGTGGCCCGCGTGTCTATGATCGCGCCGCACTGAAGCTGACGGCAGACGAGCGCGCCGCACTGGAAGCGCAGGGCCGGAAGCCGCATTGGCGCTTCAAGCTGGACCACCGTGTCATCGAATGGACCGATCTCATTCGCGGTCCCCAGCACACCGACCTCGCGAGCCAGTCTGATCCCGTGCTTGTGCGTGAAGACGGCACTTATCTCTACACGCTGCCATCGGTCATCGACGACATCGACTTCGGCATCACCCACGTCATCCGCGGCGAGGACCACGTCACCAATGCGGGCGTGCAGGTGGCAATCACGCAGGCGCTGGGCGGCACGCCACCCGTCTATGCCCATCACTCGCTGCTGGTGGGGGCGGATGGCCGGGGCCTGTCCAAGCGGCTGGGCTCGCTCTCCATCGCCCAGATGCGCGCCGACGGGCTGGAAGCCATGGCCGTGGTGAGCCACGCGGCCCTGCTGGGAACGTCCGACAATATTCATCCGTGCAAGGACTATTCCGAACTGGTGGAGAGCTTCGACCTTGCCAAGATCTCGCGCGCCCCGGGGCGTTTCGACGAGGCGGAACTGCGCGGGCTGAACGCCAAGCTCCTTCACATGACGCCCTATGATGCCGTCGTTGCACGCCTCATGGGCAAGGACGAAGCCTTCTGGCTCGCCGTGCGCGGCAACATCGAAAAGCTGGCCGATGTGGAACACTGGGCCCACGTGATCGCGGGGCCCATGCTGCCGGTGATCGCCGCAGAGGACCGGGAATTCATCGCTGCGGCCCGCGTTGCACTGCCGCCGGAACCATGGGACGGCAGCACCTGGAAAGTCTGGACCGAGGCGGTGAAAGCCGCAACCGGCCGCAAGGGCAAGCCACTGTTCATGCCGCTTCGCCTCGCCCTCACCGGCCTCGACCACGGCCCCGAACTGGCGGCCCTCCTGCCCCTGATCGGCCGCGCGCGGACGATGGAGCGGTTGGACGGATGA
- a CDS encoding glycosyltransferase — protein sequence MPAFSVIIPTCNRPQFLADAVASVLAQRDADFELLIVNDGIELPPPPADPRLRHLENARRGAIAARNLGIASARGDWISWLDDDDLWKDPLHLARAASRLGDGADFTFADGVMQFDTGAPPRLFAKDASAETLARDNTILLSAVSYRRDLHDRLGGFEPSLPYYADWDWYLRVARAGFRIERIATPTVAIRIHGSNTSAAAEAARRENLQLLSARHGLGTIALKTHADFL from the coding sequence GTGCCGGCATTCTCTGTCATCATCCCGACCTGCAACCGTCCGCAATTTCTGGCGGATGCGGTGGCATCTGTTCTCGCCCAGCGGGATGCCGATTTCGAATTGCTGATCGTCAATGATGGCATTGAATTGCCGCCGCCGCCCGCCGACCCGCGCCTCCGGCATCTCGAGAATGCCCGCCGTGGCGCCATTGCCGCCCGCAATCTCGGCATCGCCAGCGCGCGCGGCGACTGGATCTCCTGGCTGGACGACGACGACCTGTGGAAGGACCCGCTTCACCTCGCCCGCGCGGCATCGCGTTTGGGCGATGGAGCAGATTTCACCTTCGCGGACGGTGTGATGCAATTCGACACCGGCGCCCCGCCGCGCCTGTTCGCGAAGGACGCCTCGGCGGAGACGCTGGCGCGTGACAACACCATCCTCCTGTCTGCCGTCAGCTATCGCCGCGACCTGCACGATCGCCTGGGCGGGTTCGAGCCGTCGCTGCCTTACTACGCAGACTGGGACTGGTATTTGCGCGTGGCCCGGGCGGGATTCCGCATCGAGCGGATCGCCACGCCGACGGTGGCCATCCGCATTCACGGCAGCAACACTTCGGCCGCCGCCGAGGCTGCGCGGCGGGAAAATCTGCAACTCCTTTCGGCGCGCCACGGCCTTGGAACGATTGCCCTGAAGACCCATGCCGACTTCCTCTGA
- a CDS encoding HU family DNA-binding protein: MTMADEKVLTVALSKIAAELAEKHEMSKKGMSELLANFVELTVKNLKKGNKVRITGLGIFQVRKRPARLGRNPLTGEQIKIKASKKLAFRAAKEVKEAI, from the coding sequence ATGACAATGGCTGACGAAAAGGTACTGACGGTCGCGCTGTCCAAGATTGCTGCCGAACTGGCGGAGAAGCATGAAATGTCCAAGAAGGGCATGAGTGAACTCCTCGCCAACTTCGTCGAGCTCACGGTCAAGAACCTCAAGAAGGGCAACAAGGTCCGCATCACCGGCCTGGGCATTTTCCAGGTCCGCAAGCGTCCTGCCCGCCTCGGCCGCAACCCGCTCACGGGCGAGCAGATCAAGATCAAGGCTTCCAAGAAGCTGGCCTTCCGCGCCGCCAAGGAAGTCAAGGAAGCGATCTGA
- a CDS encoding aldo/keto reductase — protein MKQRQLGAGGPLVGEMGFGAMSLAGAFGPTDEATGFRALDKALDLGVTHIDTALIYGPYLSEEIIGRYLQHNPAARRQFSIATKGGFKVNPRGISNEAGFLRECFEGSLKRLGVDHVDLYYIHRRDQTIPIEDVTGTLAGFVREGKIGGIGYSEISPASLMRASAVHPIRAVQSELSLWSRLPQLGMVQACERIGAAFVAFSPVARGVLSDVTLDPAAFPDGDFRRPMPRFQPQAFAYNMRSIEAFRAFARSRGWSTSALAIAWTLHQGQHIIPIPGTRTAEHLAMDAAAADIRLSTDDLAEIERILPMGWAQGNRYSDEQQKSSELYC, from the coding sequence ATGAAGCAAAGGCAATTGGGTGCTGGCGGACCGCTGGTGGGGGAAATGGGGTTCGGCGCCATGAGCCTCGCGGGCGCCTTTGGCCCCACGGATGAAGCGACCGGGTTCCGGGCGCTGGACAAGGCGCTGGACCTCGGCGTCACCCATATCGACACCGCCCTGATCTACGGGCCCTATCTGTCGGAAGAGATCATTGGCCGCTACCTGCAGCACAATCCCGCGGCGCGCCGACAGTTTTCCATCGCCACCAAGGGCGGCTTCAAGGTCAATCCGCGCGGCATCAGCAACGAGGCGGGCTTCCTGCGCGAATGCTTTGAGGGATCATTGAAACGCCTCGGCGTTGATCACGTCGATCTCTATTACATCCACCGCCGCGACCAGACGATTCCCATTGAGGATGTGACTGGCACGCTGGCGGGCTTCGTGCGGGAAGGAAAGATCGGCGGCATTGGCTACTCCGAAATTTCGCCAGCCTCGCTGATGCGCGCTTCTGCCGTCCATCCCATCCGTGCCGTGCAAAGCGAACTCTCGCTGTGGTCGCGCCTGCCTCAGCTTGGCATGGTGCAGGCCTGCGAGCGCATCGGCGCGGCCTTCGTCGCCTTCTCGCCGGTGGCGCGCGGCGTGCTGAGCGACGTGACGCTGGACCCGGCCGCGTTCCCCGACGGTGATTTCCGCAGGCCCATGCCGCGCTTCCAGCCCCAGGCGTTTGCTTACAACATGCGCTCTATCGAGGCTTTCCGCGCATTCGCAAGGTCACGGGGCTGGAGCACCTCCGCACTCGCCATCGCCTGGACGCTCCACCAGGGCCAGCACATCATCCCCATTCCGGGCACACGCACGGCCGAGCATCTGGCCATGGATGCGGCAGCGGCGGATATTCGTCTGTCTACGGATGATCTCGCCGAAATCGAGCGCATTCTCCCCATGGGATGGGCGCAAGGGAACCGCTATTCCGACGAACAGCAGAAGAGTTCGGAATTGTATTGCTGA
- a CDS encoding glutathione S-transferase family protein gives MILVGQFDSPFVRRVAVTLNHYHMPFTRNPLSIFRNASEVQKINPLLRVPALILESGETLIDSHAIIDHLDEAAGPARALTPRHGPERRHVMQAVYLATGIAEKVVQTFFERHHHPDKMLARDYEKRLLSQINASLEKLEHDCGTPWFFDNKLSQADVSTACMLMHMKLRVPECFPVNKYPKLHAMALHCETLDAFADARPSPDETVPSRKS, from the coding sequence ATGATCCTTGTCGGCCAATTTGACTCGCCTTTCGTGCGCCGTGTGGCGGTGACGCTCAATCACTATCACATGCCTTTCACGCGCAATCCTCTGTCCATTTTCCGCAATGCCTCGGAGGTGCAGAAGATCAATCCGCTGCTGCGCGTGCCGGCGCTCATTCTGGAGAGCGGCGAGACACTCATCGATTCCCATGCCATCATCGATCATCTCGACGAAGCGGCGGGGCCGGCGCGGGCGCTGACGCCGCGCCACGGACCAGAACGCCGCCACGTCATGCAGGCGGTCTATCTTGCCACAGGCATCGCCGAGAAAGTGGTGCAGACCTTCTTTGAGCGCCATCACCATCCCGACAAGATGCTCGCCAGGGACTATGAGAAACGTCTCCTGTCGCAGATCAACGCGAGCCTTGAAAAGCTGGAACATGATTGCGGCACGCCGTGGTTCTTCGACAACAAGCTGTCCCAGGCCGACGTGAGCACGGCCTGCATGCTGATGCACATGAAGCTGCGCGTGCCGGAATGTTTCCCTGTGAACAAGTATCCGAAGCTGCATGCCATGGCGCTTCACTGCGAAACGCTGGATGCCTTCGCCGATGCCCGCCCGAGCCCCGATGAAACCGTTCCCTCGCGCAAATCGTAA